The following DNA comes from Croceicoccus sp. YJ47.
AGGCCAGCGCAATCCCTATTGCATGGCGACCATCCCGCCCAAGCTCGCCAAGCTGCGCAAGAGCTACGCGAATAGCGTGAAGGCGAAGAACCCGGCCTGAGCGACCGAGTTCAGGAGCGGGCGATCAGGGGGCGGCGAACCGGGCAATGAAAAACCCGTCCATGCCGCCCCCCATCGCGCCGGTTCCCGCCATCATGCCCGGATCGGTGCGGAGCCAGCCTTCTGCGGTCGGCTCCAGTCCCGCCGGCAATTCGCCGGGCGCGATGGCATCGGTCGCAAGGGTGGAGGCGCGGGCCTGTGCCTCGCCCTCCTCCGGTTCGAGCGAACAGACCGCGTAGATCATCCGGCCCGCAGGTTTGAGCCAGCCGGCCGCGCGGACAAGAAGAGCCGCCTGCAATTCGGTGAGTTCCGCGATCTGGTTCGCGCCCACGCGGTGCAGCACGTCGGGATGACGGCGGCAGGTGCCCGTCGCACTGCACGGCGCGTCGAGCAGGATCGCATCGAAGCGGGCATCGGGCTCCCAGTCGAGCGCATTCGCCTTCACCACATCGGCGCCAAGCCCCGTACGCGCCAGATTGCGCTCCAGCCGTTTCAAGCGCCGGTCCGAAATGTCGAGCGCCGTCACCTCCCAGCCATTGGCGGCGAGCTGCATGGTCTTGCCCCCCGGCGCCGCACACAGGTCGAGCACGCGCCGCCCCTCGCCAACTCCAAGCAGATGCGCGGGCAGCGATGCGGCGAAATCCTGCACCCACCACGCGCCATCGCCGTAGCCCGACAACGCCTCGACCGCGTGCCCCCGGGCAAGTTGCAGCCGCCCCGGCGCCAGTACGGTGGCATCCAGACGCTCCGCCCATATTTGCGTATCGTCGGCCACCGCAAGGGTGAGATCGAGCGGCGGCGGCTCTGCCAGTGCGGCACCGATCGCCTCCACCCGCTCCGGCCACGCTGCGGTCCAGCGCGCCCGCACGCGTTCGGGCAATGTCGGCGAGTCGGGGAGGCGCCCCTCGCCCTTCAACAGGGCCGAGAACACGCCGTGCGCCAGCCGCCGCGGCCCGCCCTCGAGCAGGGGCAGGCCTGTCGCAATGATGGCATGGGGCGCGCTCTCCAGCCGCCACGCCTGCGCCAGCATCATGCGCAGCACCATGCGCGCCTTCGCATCCTCGGGAAGGGGCTGCCGCGTGGCGCCGTCGATGGCGGCGTCGAGATCGGCAGTCCAGCGCAGCACCTCTGCCGCGATGGCAAGCGCGAGCCCCGCATCGGCATTGCGCAGGTTGCGCGTGGCCGAAAACGCGGCATTGTCGAGCGTCTCCCCACGGCGGAACACGGCATCGAGCATGCGCAGCGCGGCGCGGCGGGCGGGCAATCCGGTGGTATCGGTCATGGCCTCGCCTATCGCCCCGCATGGCGAGGCTGGCAATGATCTTTCGCCGCGGCCCTGCATTGCGCGCGCGCGCGTCGGCACCCATATTGCAGGCATGACCGATCGCAAGACAGCAGCGGCCAGGCCGCCCGAGCCATTTCGCAAGCCCGATTACTGGACCGACGATCCTGCGCCGGAACCCGGCCCCGGTTCGCGGCACGAGGATGCGGAGCGCCCCGACCCAACGCGTTTCGGCGACTGGGAAAAGGATGGCGTCGCGATCGATTTCTGATCGCGGCGCGCGCCTTCCTCAACCGTCGATCGTCTTCAGCTCGGGATGATGCTTTTCGAGGTGGCGGCGAATGATGCGCAGGTTCTTCGTGTTCGAACGGAAGAAGAAATCGAACGCATCGCCGACCAGCGGCACCGCGCCCAGCGCCGTATCGATGCCGATATTGCCCGCCATGCGCCATATCTTCCATTTCGGAATACCGAGATTGCGCGCCTCCCAAAGGATATAGCTGCCCATCGCGGCCGCCATGAGATCGCCGAACACCGGGATCAGCCCGAGAATCGCATCCAGTCCGACCGGACGGTTCATCCCCGGCACGGTAAAGCCGCGCTCGAGCATGCGCTCCAACGCCTCCACGCGTTTCAGGACCGACGCCGCATCGGTGCCGAGCCCCGGCATCTCCATACGCATGCGCTCCGCCCGTCCGGGCCGATCCGCGCCCGCGCCCTCTTCATAAGGCGTGGGCCTCCCGACGACGGGCGGACCATGGGGCGGAACGGGGCGATCTTCGGTCATGGGTGTTAACTGGGGCCGCGCGACAGCGCCGACAAGGGGTGCACCCCCAGCGATTGACGGCAAACCCCTCAAGCCCGCCGCGCACCAGCGAAAAACGCACCGGCGGACCGAACGGCACGAAAACGTTCTGCGCGCTCAGCAACGCCTCCGCATTGGCGAGCAGGAGCGCGCGGATGGCAGGGTCCGGCTCCGTCCGGGCCGAGGCGACGAGCGCATCGGCCTCTTCGGAGCAGAGCGCGTCGGTCACCGTGCAGTTGAAGCGGTTGAGATACCAGTCCGCGCGGTCGTAATCGGCGACCTCGTCGATCAGGCGGAGGTCGGCATCCGCATCATCCGCCATGCGCAGGGCGATCCCCACATTGGCAAGATCGCTTCGCAACCTTTCGAACAAAATCTCGCCGCCCCGCCCCGGCGGCAGCGCCACACTCACCGCCGGTCGCGGCTGTCCCGATGCGCGCCAGCGGGCAACCTGGCCTGCGGCAACGGCCTGCCTTTCCTCGAACGCGAGCCCGTCCCACCGCTCGGTCACCATGCCGGTGTCGCCGGGCAGACCGGGCGCGACGAGCCGCGTGGTCGGCACCCAGCCGCCCGCTATTCCGAAGGGAAGAATCAACCCGTTGCGATCGATCGCCATGGCGAGAGCCTCGCGATTGGCGGATAGCGAGAGAAACCCGTCCTCCCGCCGCGCCATGGACAGCCCGAACAGGCCGTCCACCGGATCGAGCCGGATCGCACCCTGAAGCAGACCGCCAAGCTCGACATGCGGCAAGGCATCGATGGCCCCGCCGAGCATGACATTGGCGCGTCCCGCCTGAAATATGGCAACCGCCCGCTCCGGCTCGGCGATGAGGAGATTGAGCGGGCGCGCCTGCTCTTCGGTGCCGTCCTCTGCAAGGCGGCGCGCCCCGTCGAGCACGAGCATGTCCCGCTTTTCGTCCAGCGACAGCCCCTTGTCCGTGGCGGAAATATCGGCGAGCGACAATTGCGGCTGCGCCATGAGGTTCAGGAATTCCGGGTTGGGCGCGGTCAGGCGAATCTCGATCACGCGGCAGGTGCGCGCGACGACCTCGTCGATGATGGCAAGGTCGAGACCGAAGGCCGTGCCGTCCTGTGCGGCGATCGCCTTGCGCAGCGCATCGGCCACCGCTTCGGCATCGCGGGCGCGTTCGGTATCGGTTCCCCGCGGACCGGGCCGTTCCCCCAGCCGGAAAATATAGCTGAGGCCGTCATCCGTCACGATCCAGCGTTCGGCAAGGCCCGGCTGTATCAACCCCTCTGCGTCAAAGCTGACAAGGCCGTCGTGCGTGGCGGCGCGGATCATGCCGCCCGCCGCCGTGAGGCCGCGCGTATCGGACAATGTCGCATCGCGCCCGCCCACGATGGCGATTTCGAGCACGCCGTCCCGGTCGGCCCCGCACGCGGCCAGCGCAGTGCAAAGAACGATTGCGGGCGCAGCATGGAAAAGAAACGCGAGATTGCGTGCGGAGGGAAGATTCATCGCGCCATCGTAACAGCACGCCCCCCACCGGTCAGCAGCCAAATGCACGCATGCGATGCACGCGCCGAGTGGAAAGGGTCAGCTTGGCGAAACGTTGCCGAGCGCGCCTTCGCGCGGGGCGGGTTCGCTTTCGTCGATGGGAAATTGCACCAGCGACGAATCGATTTCCGTGTCGAACGCGATGCCGCAGCGATCTCCGGCGGACCACGCAACCTGTCCCGCGACCCAGCCGATCCGCGGCAGCGTCACCCAGATCGCCTGTCCGCGCGTCACGCGCATCGCCCCTTCGGCAAGGGTGCCCGCATCGGAGATATTGCGCAGCTTCACCCGATAGGGCGCACCGTCGCGTTCCAGCCGTACCTCTGTGACGAGGAACAGCGATTCGCGTTCATGACGCCGGGAATTGACGCCCTTGGCGGTCATCTGGGTCCTGTCGCCCATCTGGGCCCTGTCGCCTTGTGTCATGTGCCTATCCCGAATGCAGCCGCCGTTGCCCGCGGTTTGAAAAGAAGTGCCGCACACACTCCCGCCAAAAGGTTAAGGTAAATTTAACGAAGCGGGAAACCAGTGTGCAGCGCGTTCTGCCTTTCCAGTGTCTCAAACAGGCACAGTCCCCGCCGCACCCGGCTGCCCCCGCCGGTTCAGTCGTCGCGAGAGATTTTTTCGCGACGCTCGTGTGCTTCCTGCGCCTCCACCGTCATGGTCGCGACCGGGCGCGCGATCAGCCGGCCTATGCCGATGGGATCGCCCGTCACTTCGCAATAACCGTATTCGCCTTCGTCGATGCGGCGCAGGGCCGAATCGATCTTCGCGATGAGCTTGCGCTGCCGGTCGCGGGTGCGCAATTCGATGCCCCAATCGGTCTCGCTCGACGCGCGATCGTTGAGATCGGGTTCGCGCAACGGACCATCCTGCAATTGCTGCAACGTGCCGGCCGATGCGTTGAAAATCGAATTCTTCCATTCGGTCAGCAGGCTGCGAAAGAATTCCTGCTGATCCTCGTTCATGTATGGCTCGTCCGCGCTCGGGACGTAATCGCCCTCCACCTTGCGGCGCGCCTTGGCCAATACGTCCAGTTCCGATCCAACCCCGTCCATTTCACATTCCTCGCCATCGCGACACCGGCCGGGCGCGTGGCCCCGGCCTTCCCCATGGCGCGGCGCTATAGTTACAAGCCATACCGCGCACAAGCATGCTGATGCCCGATCGCCTAGCCCAGCCTCCCTTAAGCTTTCCCGAACACCGGGAAATCCGTCCATTTCGGTCGCGAAAGTGAAATACCGTCACGCTGCGGCAACGCGAGCCGCGTAATCTGTGGGTCATAACAAAGCGTTTTGTCGGAGTAGAGCCCATGCAACGAGCCCGCGTTAACCTGTTCTTGATCCACATGCGCAAGCTTGTCCCTACCGCGACCCACGGGGTGGCGGGAAAGTTTGGCACTGTTTTACAAGGGGCTGACGACATGGGCTATTGCAACCAATTCGAACCGGACGACACGGCTATCGTTTCGCACATCGGCGGGCGCGGTCCGGGTGCCGCCGTGGTGGTCGATCAATGCCTGACCGCCTATGCGGCGGGCGATCACAATGCGTTGTTCGACCTCGGCGTGGTGTTTTCGACAGGTTCCAACGGTGCACCCCGCGATCTGATCGAGGCGCACAAATGGTTCAACATCGCCGCGGCGGCAGGCCATGAAGAAGCGGCGCTCAGCCGTTCCGAAATCGCCGAGGAGATGAGCAGCCGCGAAATCGGCGAAGCACAGCGCCGGGCCCGCGCCCACATGGCCACGATGATGAAACGCGCCGCCTGAGGCTCCGATCCGCTAGCTGCGCTTGAACGGGGCCATGCCTTGCAAGGCGGATTTGCTCGCGTCGATGCCCTCGCTTTCCTCACGCAGGAAATCCGCGACGGCGCGGCGAAAATCGGGGTGGGGTATGAAATGCGCCGACGTGGTGCGCACCGGTTCGTACCCCCGCGCCAGCTTGTGCGAGCCTTGCGCGCCGGCCTCGACCCGCGAAAGCCCGCGTGCGATGGCGGCATCGATCGCCCGGTAATAGCAAAGCTCGAAATGCAGGAAGGGCTTGTCGACGAGCGCGCCCCAGTAGCGCCCGTACAACGCGTCCGGCCCGATGAAATTGAGCGCGCCTGCCACCGGCGTTCCATCCTCGAATGCCAGCATCAGGAGCACATCCTCCCCCATGCGTGCGCCGATCAGATCGAACGCCTCCCGCGTGAGGTAGGGCGTGCCCCATTTCCGCGCGCCCGTATCCTGATAGAATTGCCAGAACGCGTCCCAGTGTTCCGGGCGGATGTCATCGCCGACGAGGTCGCGAATTTCGAGTCCTTCGACCGCGCGCGCGCGTTCCTTGCGGATGGCCTTGCGCTTTCGCGAGGCGAGCGAATCGAGAAACGCCTCGAAATCGGTGTAGCCGCGATTGGTCCAGTGAAACTGAATATCGTGACGCAGCAGCCAGCCGGCCCGTTCGAACAATGCCTGCTGTTCCGGCGCGACGAAGGTGGCATGCGCGGAGGACAGCCCTTCGCTTTCACAAAACCGTTCAACCGCGGCGAGCAGCGTGAGGGCGACGTCCTCGTCCGCGGCAAGGACGCGCGGCCCGGTGGCGGGCGTGAACGGGACGGCGATCTGCAATTTGGGATAGTAGGATCCGCCGGCCCGTTCCCACGCATCGGCCCAGCCGTGATCGAACACATATTCGCCTTGGCTATGCGCCTTCAGATAGGCGGGCACCACGCCCAGCATCGGCGCATCGGCCGATTCCCCTGCGTGAAGCGTCATCGGCAAGGGGGTCCAGCCGCTGTGCCCGCCGACGCTGCCCGATTGTTCGAGCAGGGCCAGGAAACGATGGCTGGTGAACGGATTGCCATCGTGGTTCAGCGCATCCCACGCCGCCGCATCGAGCGCACCGACCGAACCGTTCAAGCGTATGGTCGCGCTCTCGCTCACGCGATACCCTTGCCTTCCGCGATGGGCGCATCGCAGCTGCGTTGCGCAAGCTTTCGCTGCTTGCTGGTGCGCACGGTCCAGGTCAGCGCGATCATGCCGCGCGCCCTTTGCCGGGCGATGAAGGGATCGGGAAGGTCGCGAATGTCACAGGCAAGGAAGTCGGGTCGCGACCGCGTAATTGCAAGCGATCGCGCGGTTCGAAAGGCGAATACGCCGCCGGATTCGCGATATTCGCGCCGCCCCGTCACGAGCCCGCGCGGACGGTTCGGCACGACATCCGCGAACCAGCGGACGATGTCCCGGTCAAAGCTCATGATCGCCGCTTTTCCGCGATAATGGCGCAGCGCCCGCGCCACCGAGCGGCACAAGCCCTGCGACGGCATGGTCCTGTGAGACTTGATCTCGATCAGCACCGGAACCCGCCCCGCGACCCGGCGCAGCAAGGTTTCCAGCCGCCACAGCGTGCCGCCGCCACGCAGGCCGATCGGCTCCAGCCCCGCGGCGTCGAAATCGCGCAAGGCACCGCTTCGTTCGGTCAGCCGCTCCAGCGTCCAGTCGTGGAACACCATCGCATGGCCGTCGCGGCTCGCCTGCACATCGCACTCGATCCCGTAGCCGCGTGCGACGGCCGCCTCGATCGCGGCGCGGGAATTTTCCGGGCAGCCATCGCCGTGCAGACCGCGATGGGCATAGCGCCACTCGCCGAGCCAGCGAAAATCCGCCCGCGTCGCCACGGGTTCAGCCGGCGCGGATCTGCAGGATAGCGTCGATCTCCACCCCGGCGCCGAGCGGCAGGACCGGGACGCCCACCGCGCTGCGCGCGTGGCGCCCCGCCTCGTCCAGAACGTCGAACATCAATTCGGAAGCCCCGTTGGCGACCTTCGGCTGGTCCGTGAAATCGGGCGTCGAATTGACGAAAGCGCCAAGTTTGACGACGCGCTCGATCCGGTCGAGAGTGCCCAGCGCCTTCTTCGCCTGCGCCAGGATCATGATGCCGCACGCACGCGCCGCGGCCACCCCTTCGTCGAGCGAAAGCGATTCGCCGAGCCGCCCCTTCACGATTTCGCCGTTCACGAACGGAAGCTGCCCCGAAATATGCAGCATGCCATTCGCCTCGACCGCCGGAACATAGCTTGCGACGGCGGCGGCGGCTTCGGGAAGGACGATGCCGAGCTTGGCCAGCCGTGCCTCGATTTCGGTTTCGGTCATGCGTTTTCCTTTTCCATACGGTCGAGTAGCCAGGGCAGCGCCGCGTCCCAATCATCGATCCGCGCATGGGCGTCGCCCGCCTCGAACGCGCAATCGACATGGGCGGCGACACCCGGTTCTCCCACGAAATGCAGGCGCGTCACATGCGGCGCAAGTGTGGCGACCGAATTGTGGTGGACCGACAGATCGTCGATAAAGAATGCGCGCCTGTGCTCGCCGCGCTCGGCCAGGATCTTCGCGAGGGCCGGCCCCTTCGGCCCCTGATTGGTGTAGACCGGCACGTCGAGGCCGAGAGCGCGCAATTGTTTCGTCCGGGCGTCGGCGCGAAAATCGTTGAGATTGGTCAGCACGACGACCTCCGCCTGCTCGGCCAGGGCATGCATGGCGGCGATGGCGCCGGGCACCTCGTCCTGCCGGTGCATCTCGGTGTCGAAAAACCCGTTCAGCAAGCGCCACATCTCTTCCTGCTCGAGCGCAGCGTCGCTGCCCCGCCGCCGCATTCCGTCGAGGAACCCGCGCGACAGGTCGAACTCGACATCGTGCGCCTCGTCCAGCCAGTCGCGAAAATGCACGACCATGCGCAGCAGCACCTCGTCACAATCGGTGATGACCAGCGGCTTGCTCATTCGTAATTCCTTCCACCCAGGGCGTGGCGTGCCGCGATGATGCGCCCCGGTTCGCATTGCAACGCATCCGCGGCGGCCAGAAGATCGCTTTCGTGATTGGCGAGAAAATCGAGAACGGCGAGTTGCACGCCGCGTTCCCGCAATCCTTCGCGCAGGAAATCCGGCGTCAGACCGGTGAGCGAAAGCAGGCGGTCGGCTCGCGCATCGTCGCCAAGAACCCATGAAAGCGCCAGCAAAGCCGTCGTTTCGGCATCTTCACGGTCTAAAGTCGGATCAATCATTGCCAAAGGTTCATCTGTGGTTCATTTTCGGAGCGAACGATCTTCGCGATCGGCACATACCACCGATAGGGGACCGATGTGACGAATAGGGTGTTCGTTGTCGAGGACAACGATCTTAATCGCAAGCTTTTCTGCGATCTTCTGGTCGCGCATGGCTATGTCGTCGAAGCCAATGCGGACGGCACCGATTTTGTCGAACGGGCCGCCGCCTTCGCACCCGATCTGGTGATCATGGACATACAGCTTCCCGAACTCTCGGGCATATCGCTGATCGAGGCGATGCGCAGCGACGCCAGGCTCAAGGCCGTGCCGGTCCTCGCGGTGACCGCCTATGCCGGAAAGGGGGACGAGGAGCGGATCCGTATCGCGGGCGCAGAAGGCTATCTGGCAAAGCCCGTTTCGATCGCGGCGTTCATGGCGGCCGTCACGCGGCTTTTGCAGGGGTGCGTCGCGGCCTGAACCTGCGGGTTGCCCGCGGCCCGCAACCCATCGCGGGGCCTGTCTGCGCGTGCTCCGGATCGCCGCGAAGCTTGACAGCGGCGCCGCTCCCGGCTTTGCCCATCGGCCAGACGCAGTTTGCCGGAGATTGTCCACGCCATGGACCGCGAAGATACCAAGGCCCGCATCGATACGCTCATCGAGCCGTTCAACAAGAAGAACGTCGAGATCACCGAAAGCACCAGCTTTGCCAACGATCTGGAGTGGGACAGCCTGACCGTCATGGATTTCGTCGCCGCGGTGGAGGATGAATTCGACATCATCATCAGCATGAACCAGCAGGCCGAGATCGAGAATTACGGCCAGCTGGTCGATGCCGTGGCCAAGCTGCGCGAAGGGTAATCCCATGACCGAAGCGAGCGCACAGCCGCACAAGCCCGAGCCCATCGCGGAGCCGGACGGCGCGGTCGCCGATCTGTTCAGCAAGTTCGATCCGTTGATAAAACAGCGCCGCGAA
Coding sequences within:
- a CDS encoding RsmB/NOP family class I SAM-dependent RNA methyltransferase, whose translation is MTDTTGLPARRAALRMLDAVFRRGETLDNAAFSATRNLRNADAGLALAIAAEVLRWTADLDAAIDGATRQPLPEDAKARMVLRMMLAQAWRLESAPHAIIATGLPLLEGGPRRLAHGVFSALLKGEGRLPDSPTLPERVRARWTAAWPERVEAIGAALAEPPPLDLTLAVADDTQIWAERLDATVLAPGRLQLARGHAVEALSGYGDGAWWVQDFAASLPAHLLGVGEGRRVLDLCAAPGGKTMQLAANGWEVTALDISDRRLKRLERNLARTGLGADVVKANALDWEPDARFDAILLDAPCSATGTCRRHPDVLHRVGANQIAELTELQAALLVRAAGWLKPAGRMIYAVCSLEPEEGEAQARASTLATDAIAPGELPAGLEPTAEGWLRTDPGMMAGTGAMGGGMDGFFIARFAAP
- a CDS encoding DUF1674 domain-containing protein; translated protein: MTDRKTAAARPPEPFRKPDYWTDDPAPEPGPGSRHEDAERPDPTRFGDWEKDGVAIDF
- a CDS encoding DUF4112 domain-containing protein; translated protein: MRMEMPGLGTDAASVLKRVEALERMLERGFTVPGMNRPVGLDAILGLIPVFGDLMAAAMGSYILWEARNLGIPKWKIWRMAGNIGIDTALGAVPLVGDAFDFFFRSNTKNLRIIRRHLEKHHPELKTIDG
- a CDS encoding ABC transporter substrate-binding protein; translated protein: MNLPSARNLAFLFHAAPAIVLCTALAACGADRDGVLEIAIVGGRDATLSDTRGLTAAGGMIRAATHDGLVSFDAEGLIQPGLAERWIVTDDGLSYIFRLGERPGPRGTDTERARDAEAVADALRKAIAAQDGTAFGLDLAIIDEVVARTCRVIEIRLTAPNPEFLNLMAQPQLSLADISATDKGLSLDEKRDMLVLDGARRLAEDGTEEQARPLNLLIAEPERAVAIFQAGRANVMLGGAIDALPHVELGGLLQGAIRLDPVDGLFGLSMARREDGFLSLSANREALAMAIDRNGLILPFGIAGGWVPTTRLVAPGLPGDTGMVTERWDGLAFEERQAVAAGQVARWRASGQPRPAVSVALPPGRGGEILFERLRSDLANVGIALRMADDADADLRLIDEVADYDRADWYLNRFNCTVTDALCSEEADALVASARTEPDPAIRALLLANAEALLSAQNVFVPFGPPVRFSLVRGGLEGFAVNRWGCTPCRRCRAAPVNTHDRRSPRSAPWSARRREAHAL
- a CDS encoding PilZ domain-containing protein; the encoded protein is MGDRTQMTAKGVNSRRHERESLFLVTEVRLERDGAPYRVKLRNISDAGTLAEGAMRVTRGQAIWVTLPRIGWVAGQVAWSAGDRCGIAFDTEIDSSLVQFPIDESEPAPREGALGNVSPS
- the dksA gene encoding RNA polymerase-binding protein DksA, with translation MDGVGSELDVLAKARRKVEGDYVPSADEPYMNEDQQEFFRSLLTEWKNSIFNASAGTLQQLQDGPLREPDLNDRASSETDWGIELRTRDRQRKLIAKIDSALRRIDEGEYGYCEVTGDPIGIGRLIARPVATMTVEAQEAHERREKISRDD
- a CDS encoding GNAT family N-acetyltransferase: MSESATIRLNGSVGALDAAAWDALNHDGNPFTSHRFLALLEQSGSVGGHSGWTPLPMTLHAGESADAPMLGVVPAYLKAHSQGEYVFDHGWADAWERAGGSYYPKLQIAVPFTPATGPRVLAADEDVALTLLAAVERFCESEGLSSAHATFVAPEQQALFERAGWLLRHDIQFHWTNRGYTDFEAFLDSLASRKRKAIRKERARAVEGLEIRDLVGDDIRPEHWDAFWQFYQDTGARKWGTPYLTREAFDLIGARMGEDVLLMLAFEDGTPVAGALNFIGPDALYGRYWGALVDKPFLHFELCYYRAIDAAIARGLSRVEAGAQGSHKLARGYEPVRTTSAHFIPHPDFRRAVADFLREESEGIDASKSALQGMAPFKRS
- a CDS encoding glycerophosphodiester phosphodiesterase family protein, with the protein product MATRADFRWLGEWRYAHRGLHGDGCPENSRAAIEAAVARGYGIECDVQASRDGHAMVFHDWTLERLTERSGALRDFDAAGLEPIGLRGGGTLWRLETLLRRVAGRVPVLIEIKSHRTMPSQGLCRSVARALRHYRGKAAIMSFDRDIVRWFADVVPNRPRGLVTGRREYRESGGVFAFRTARSLAITRSRPDFLACDIRDLPDPFIARQRARGMIALTWTVRTSKQRKLAQRSCDAPIAEGKGIA
- a CDS encoding RidA family protein; its protein translation is MTETEIEARLAKLGIVLPEAAAAVASYVPAVEANGMLHISGQLPFVNGEIVKGRLGESLSLDEGVAAARACGIMILAQAKKALGTLDRIERVVKLGAFVNSTPDFTDQPKVANGASELMFDVLDEAGRHARSAVGVPVLPLGAGVEIDAILQIRAG
- a CDS encoding HAD family hydrolase, with translation MSKPLVITDCDEVLLRMVVHFRDWLDEAHDVEFDLSRGFLDGMRRRGSDAALEQEEMWRLLNGFFDTEMHRQDEVPGAIAAMHALAEQAEVVVLTNLNDFRADARTKQLRALGLDVPVYTNQGPKGPALAKILAERGEHRRAFFIDDLSVHHNSVATLAPHVTRLHFVGEPGVAAHVDCAFEAGDAHARIDDWDAALPWLLDRMEKENA
- a CDS encoding DUF3572 domain-containing protein, translated to MIDPTLDREDAETTALLALSWVLGDDARADRLLSLTGLTPDFLREGLRERGVQLAVLDFLANHESDLLAAADALQCEPGRIIAARHALGGRNYE
- a CDS encoding response regulator, which encodes MTNRVFVVEDNDLNRKLFCDLLVAHGYVVEANADGTDFVERAAAFAPDLVIMDIQLPELSGISLIEAMRSDARLKAVPVLAVTAYAGKGDEERIRIAGAEGYLAKPVSIAAFMAAVTRLLQGCVAA
- a CDS encoding acyl carrier protein, whose translation is MDREDTKARIDTLIEPFNKKNVEITESTSFANDLEWDSLTVMDFVAAVEDEFDIIISMNQQAEIENYGQLVDAVAKLREG